In Oryza glaberrima chromosome 8, OglaRS2, whole genome shotgun sequence, the following are encoded in one genomic region:
- the LOC127781493 gene encoding plant cysteine oxidase 3-like isoform X1 has protein sequence MGWGIPTRPPATSTPSRVQALYELCKRTFPSPSSVAASSSPSSPPPDHAIGAISSLMDTITPVDVGLRDDNLEDGRGFGFFESNFLKNSARVARWAQPITYLHVYECDAFSIGIFCLPTSAVIPLHDHPGMIVLSKLLYGSMHVKSYDWVEPAVLANGKPVKLGKLHTDDVLNAPCPTAVLYPQSGGNMHCFTSVKSCAVLDVIAPPYSESSGRVCTYFHDYPFSSFSAGQAKVVHGPDNYAWLEALNVPVNINMRPGTYTGPTIQEHLP, from the exons ATGGGGTGGGGCATaccgacgcggccgccggcgacgtcgacgccgtcgcgggTGCAGGCGCTGTACGAGCTCTGCAAGCGCACCttcccgtcgccgtcctccgtcgccgcgtcctcctcgccgtcgtctccaccTCCCGACCACGCCATCGGCGCCATCTCCTCTCTCATGG ATACAATCACTCCTGTGGATGTTGGACTCAGAGATGATAATCTTGAGGATGGAAGAGGATTTGGGTTCTTTGAATCAAACTTCTTGAAGAATTCAGCAAGGGTTGCTAGATGGGCGCAACCCATAACCTACCTGCATGTCTACGAGTGTGATGCCTTCTCT ATTGGAATATTCTGCTTACCAACATCGGCGGTTATTCCTCTCCATGATCATCCGGGAATGATTGTGTTGAGCAAATTACTCTATGGTTCGATGCATGTCAAATCGTATGATTGGGTAGAGCCTGCTGTTCTAGCAAATGGCAAGCCAG TGAAACTTGGAAAGTTACATACGGATGATGTTCTGAATGCCCCTTGTCCAACTGCTGTTTTGTATCCCCAAAGTGGTGGGAACATGCACTGCTTCACTTCAGTAAAATCATGTGCTGTTCTTGATGTCATTGCCCCACCATACTCTGAATCTTCTGGCCGTGTTTGCACCTATTTTCACGATTATCCATTTTCTAGCTTCT CAGCTGGACAAGCAAAAGTAGTCCATGGGCCAGATAATTATGCTTGGCTTGAGGCCTTAAACGTACCGGTGAATATTAATATGCGCCCTGGCACGTACACTGGCCCAACTATACAG GAACATCTGCCATAA
- the LOC127781280 gene encoding uncharacterized protein LOC127781280: MADTDERWRAAVIGGGGDAATATEPSLPAAITRRLRELAWEDKDKEKARTVVDLVDSETPIECDHEEGHLCPSPCSDIPSMVAASGGGGGNEEMGKVNCNEKHTYGEEKEKEKEKVVETKSELKPKPRRKNWEEEELTWEEKVLKVLHMVRIWEVTEFDPKMEWFEPTRLCLFNTAFFDLDKESKAGLGPPIHSLTSSDYRHLETSMNIISIKVVESDVGYPISIFGTVLARDQYDYRCVYLFRRSRDDPQIITSPEDMLTLTGPKRGLGAKDYMFFEFNLKMKGDDGVDKDFSKGLLPYNVVCRTGRLETLHLRSWLSVVEFAFVTVQYAVEATLAVKMLGGASVFTGRVTAWTTGNDEDEIVLYDSEVADTRTEITADGSVQLNRGLVVVPLDKELVLNICVFEGEDEAQSFEFILGHYDEEFTCKQGCYEFQVNIIWTAVKTRRRPNMWKRIGCIVLLL, encoded by the exons ATGGCGGACACGGATGAGCGGTGGCGCGCTGCGGTGAttggcggtggtggagatgcTGCTACTGCGACGGAGCCTAGTCTGCCCGCCGCGATAACGCGGCGTCTGCGGGAGCTCGCATGGGAGGACAAGGACAAGGAGAAGGCTCGCACGGTCGTTGATCTAGTCGACTCCGAAACCCCTATCGAATGCGATCACGAAGAGGGTCATCTTTGCCCTAGTCCCTGCTCCGACATTCCTTCTA TGGTTGCAGctagcggtggtggtggtggcaatgAAGAGATGGGCAAGGTGAATTGTAATGAGAAGCACACATATggtgaggagaaggagaaggagaaggagaaggtggtggagaCTAAGTCGGAGCTGAAGCCTAAACCGAGGAGGAAGaattgggaggaggaggagctcacaTGGGAGGAGAAGGTGTTGAAGGTTCTTCACATGGTTCGTATATGGGAGGTGACTGAATTCGACCCCAAGATGGAGTGGTTTGAGCCTACCCGCCTTTGCCTCTTCAACACCGCCTTCTTCGACCTCGACAAAGAGT CTAAGGCTGGGCTTGGGCCACCGATTCACTCGCTCACTTCCTCTGATTATCGCCATTTGGAGACCTCCATGAATATCATTTCAATCAAGGTTGTCGAATCTGACGTGGGTTACCCTATCAGCATCTTCGGCACCGTGTTAGCGAGAGATCAGTATGACTATAGGTGTGTGTATTTGTTCAGGCGTAGCAGGGATGATCCCCAGATCATCACCTCACCG GAGGACATGCTAACTTTGACAGGCCCAAAGCGAGGTCTTGGTGCAAAAGATTATATGTTTTTCGAGTTCAATTTAAAGATGAAGGGCGATGATGGAGTTGACAAAGATTTTAGCAAAGGTTTGCTGCCATACAATGTCGTCTGTCGAACAGGGAGACTCGAGACTTTACATCTCAGGAGCTGGCTAAGTGTAGTGGAATTTGCATTCGTGACTGTTCAATATGCCGTTGAAGCTACCCTTGCGGTGAAAATGTTAGGGGGGGCATCTGTTTTCACTGGTAGAGTGACTGCTTGGACTACTGGAAATGATGAAGATGAAATAGTTCTCTATGACAGTGAAGTTGCAGACACTCGGACAGAGATTACAGCTGATGGATCTGTTCAGCTAAATCGTGGTTTAGTAGTTGTCCCATTGGATAAGGAGCTGGTGCTCAATATTTGTGTGTTTGAGGGTGAAGATGAAGCTCAAAGCTTTGAGTTCATTCTAGGGCACTATGATGAAGAATTTACCTGCAAGCAAGGCTGTTATGAGTTTCAAGTTAATATTATTTGGACGGCAGTAAAGACTCGGCGACGGCCCAATATGTGGAAGCGCATTGGTTGCATTGTACTGTTACTTTGA
- the LOC127781493 gene encoding plant cysteine oxidase 3-like isoform X2: MGWGIPTRPPATSTPSRVQALYELCKRTFPSPSSVAASSSPSSPPPDHAIGAISSLMDTITPVDVGLRDDNLEDGRGFGFFESNFLKNSARVARWAQPITYLHVYECDAFSIGIFCLPTSAVIPLHDHPGMIVLSKLLYGSMHVKSYDWVEPAVLANGKPVKLGKLHTDDVLNAPCPTAVLYPQSGGNMHCFTSVKSCAVLDVIAPPYSESSGRVCTYFHDYPFSSFSGQAKVVHGPDNYAWLEALNVPVNINMRPGTYTGPTIQEHLP, encoded by the exons ATGGGGTGGGGCATaccgacgcggccgccggcgacgtcgacgccgtcgcgggTGCAGGCGCTGTACGAGCTCTGCAAGCGCACCttcccgtcgccgtcctccgtcgccgcgtcctcctcgccgtcgtctccaccTCCCGACCACGCCATCGGCGCCATCTCCTCTCTCATGG ATACAATCACTCCTGTGGATGTTGGACTCAGAGATGATAATCTTGAGGATGGAAGAGGATTTGGGTTCTTTGAATCAAACTTCTTGAAGAATTCAGCAAGGGTTGCTAGATGGGCGCAACCCATAACCTACCTGCATGTCTACGAGTGTGATGCCTTCTCT ATTGGAATATTCTGCTTACCAACATCGGCGGTTATTCCTCTCCATGATCATCCGGGAATGATTGTGTTGAGCAAATTACTCTATGGTTCGATGCATGTCAAATCGTATGATTGGGTAGAGCCTGCTGTTCTAGCAAATGGCAAGCCAG TGAAACTTGGAAAGTTACATACGGATGATGTTCTGAATGCCCCTTGTCCAACTGCTGTTTTGTATCCCCAAAGTGGTGGGAACATGCACTGCTTCACTTCAGTAAAATCATGTGCTGTTCTTGATGTCATTGCCCCACCATACTCTGAATCTTCTGGCCGTGTTTGCACCTATTTTCACGATTATCCATTTTCTAGCTTCT CTGGACAAGCAAAAGTAGTCCATGGGCCAGATAATTATGCTTGGCTTGAGGCCTTAAACGTACCGGTGAATATTAATATGCGCCCTGGCACGTACACTGGCCCAACTATACAG GAACATCTGCCATAA